Genomic window (Pieris rapae chromosome 4, ilPieRapa1.1, whole genome shotgun sequence):
taataaatacattttttaatgattggtaagttaattaaaactgtCAGAAATTAAACCAATAATGCCGACTTTAAgagaaaaaattgttaatactgttgcataaaaaaaatgtttgtattgcACACTGTATAAGACAAAaatgaacataatataaacttattttactttcgATAACATGGACACGCCTGAACATATAGAGAcgaagatatattataaaatcgcaaaaaaaatcattgatGGAGATTAATACATAACGCAAACCGatacaaaaacattacaacTAGTATCAAGATTTGTCAATCCCATATAACGCTAAATGTTGTTACTGGTTCAATGTGACTTAATACTTCATAAAATCttggatataaaaataaatatttcaattataataacataattattaaaacaagagAATAGATCTTAAAAATGTAccaaagtataaaaattagcGGAATAGttgaatataattgttttaataagtacTCCAACTTATATAAAcagaataatttttcatataaaataatacctttCTGTCATGCTCTCAGTCCGAGGCACAGTGCTAGTTACCGCTAACTATCTTACGGCTCTCCAAGTCATCCATATTATTtgaactgaaatttaaaaaagaaaaacaaaatgttataacTTTAGTACACGTAGGGCGCTTTGCGTTTAACGCGCGTTGGCAGCATagatatgtcgcagtaaagtagttcaATCAAAGTGTtcattgaatctctagacagttagtTAAATaccgatattcaatcaagtagCCAAAGTTCCGTGAGACAAGTCAGTGAACGAAACGTTTAACGAGTTTCCTAAACGTTCCCAGGCAACATGACTAACTTAACCTaaccatttacaataaaacaacaatGGAATTTCCAAGCTCTTAGTTCGTCATGATCACAgtggaaataacaataacaaatgaaataatcatGGCGGTGTCGCATGTTTACAATTAGACCAAAAAATCATTTGAATCAAAAAACTTCTTTgccaaaagaaatatgtaCTCTAAAAGTAATCAGCCGTTGTCGtgaccgccatcttgttttacattatacattttaatcaaCACACTGTCTTTCGTTCAGACAGATAGTTAAGCGTTTTCTgcgctgctttatttaaatcaaaatgcaagcaatttgattgaatttcgatatttaattaactctgatttaactactttactgcgacatataaaCCGCGCTTTGCACttttttcaaaacttatataataagttattttactcCATAATCACTCAATAACaacttatttttcataatacatacataaacagcctggtttttttttaattttcacgaGTCTTACCGCAATTTATCATCGTTCTTCCACGACGTGACTTGTATGTGCGGCGGAGGCAGATAGCTACGAAGCGACTGGACCAACTGAATTGTATCCAACAggactgaaaatatttaatatcatccatgaaaattgaatgaacaaaataaatacagcaaaaAAGGACCCTGATAAGCAAAAGTCAGGGGTGGGTTCGCagctccattaaaaaaaaaaaaaaaaaatatcatccatgatgagtattttattatatcaaaatcaGAGACTGCACGCGCTCTGTAGCATAGGCATAGACAAATGCCTAGGCATAAAATAGCAGGTGGTAAATATCTCGTCTTCATTTCAAAAAATGTGTGGGAtctcaataatttaaaagtgtaataagttaaacaaaaagtaaaaagttgaACAAAAATTCACTTTGTAAAACAACCAAATCATTATAAGGGAAATTCCCTATAATACCATTTTAAATCTCAATTTTTGTTCCGAGTTTATCATCACAATAAAAGATTGGAGTTAAGATAAGAATACTATTATACGTTTGGTTTGCTTGCtgaaaatcattaaatcttCATGAAGCTTTGTtccttaaatgtatgtatgctAGTCACAATAGTCAAACCATTGTTAGATAAAAGTAATACTGACTTTTCTGCAGTTGCTCGCTCTGTTTCCCATATGGTTTGCACATAGCTGGCCGTACACAAGGCCGCATACGCTGCAAATTACGGGCCAACTCTGCGAACGCACGCACTACGCGTTCCTGACCGCCTGACCCACTTGACCCTCCCGATAGAGACTCCAGGCTTTCGAGATTCGCTCTGTAATACATTGTTATTTCGTCTTAAAATACGGGTCGATTATTTAGAAGTGCCACGAAAGGGGAATTACACCTGTTTCTTTGATTTTCCTTGCTATGCAGCTAAGTAACCAGTCGTCGTGAAATTAGCTGAAATACGTACTTGTTGttctattttaatgtataataatcattatttcatttacaaagaTGCGAGCAATTGTGAATTGtgcaatgttaataaattttactaacattGCTTACAAGAAACAATATGATTTCCCTAAAAATCATTacgaagtttcacttcttccGTGCGGAGCAATTCCAGCCACTACTTTGAATTGTCTCACATGGGaatggatattttattaattttttgtgtattttagaatatgtTTTCTTATATACCAATGATAACACAAAATTGTTCTCTTAAGCTTACAAATACCCAAAGGCTAAATCGATCGAAATGTTACTTGATAACGCATCAGAGactattttagaaattatttataaattatgtattatttatttatttattatattattaccagGCAAGTACtcaattaagaaaatttagcTTACCTTAGGAAATCAGTCAATTTGTGATCATCAGTGTAGTGGTGTTTAGACTTGGTGTCCAAAGAAGTTTGTGAAGATGACCTCTGTGAGTATTTATCAATTGACTGGTGACTCATGGAACGATTTTGGTGGAGTAACATTTGCTGATGCTGTGAGAGTTTATCAGTCGCACGACGATCTGTTTTGTCACCGGCTAAATTTGCtgcaaatattgtattaagctGCAGTACTAcagtttcaatttaatttcaaacaaacaaaataaaatgtgtcaTGAAAAGCTCGTTAATGTATGTTAAAACATCTTTGTATCACACTTCTTCGGCATTTAAACAAAGTGttagaaatgtttattaagtCTAGAGTAGACCCAGTCAACTCATAATAATGCTttagaaaagtaaaaattaaaataaattatggttttaaactttaaatatattacataatagcCACCTtactgaatatatttatagaaaacactAATAATTCcatgtgtaattaaaattaaaaaaatatttgtaactagCGGAACCAACAGACGTcctgcatgatatttcaagcaattagtatattaaacaaagtatgagAGTAACGTACcagtaattgtatatatataaagatattatatacctacatatgaATTACGCGCATTTTcctaatattttctttcatacGAACTTCTCTTGACAACACAACAATAAAAGAATTATCAACATCGGTCCAGCCCTTAACGCATGATGCTGTGACCAATGGAAATagggattcatttttatatatagttcattcagatgtattttatattgcatatgtgtatttattattattaaattaataaaaaagtagtgaaaaataataataaaaattgatttttacttAACAACTCACTGAGAGCAGCTAGATGTGGTGCAAGTGGCAGCTGATAGTCTTGTGGCAGTGCTGCACCACGGAGTAGACGCTCTACTGCTTGACTGTCTGATAAATTGGAACTGCCTGCATCTATATTAAccataagtttaaaaaatatcattgaacattataacacataaaaacaaattaattctttttgaataaatttttcttaaatctaTGCTACTTCAAATGAAGCTGTAAAACATTACTTATTTCCACAGAACATTATCATAAATGTATACCTGGTATGTATGTTGGTTGTTGAGATAAGTGCTGTTGTATAGATTTCTGTGTCATTTCTAACTGGTTCTTGTAATAGCGACAAGCTGGGTTTGGACAATTTTGAACAACTTCTACTATAAACTCTTTCTCCATACCAAATTGTTCTCTACCAATTGTATAAGATTCAACCACCTTAAACCAATACAACagagtaaaaaaattgttcctgagtaatacagaataataaaaaatgaatacgaAGAACTTACAGCTCTGACAGTTGCCTCTAATCCCAAATGTAGGCCATGGGGACCATTCATGTGTTTCAACATAACAGCATTTGCAAAATGTTCATaaggtaaaattattttaccattttCACGATATATCAGACGTCCTTGAGCATCTAAACCAACCCTTGATGCCATCATTCTGAAACATGGATCATAAGCTTTTATACTCTACTTGGCCAAAAAATGGATATCAGGATTTTCTGTACTATTAAAGAAGTGGAACTACTAAGGTAGTTTTTAAGTTACTTACTGTAAATAAGTTGCACTTGGAAGCATGGAAGACTCTTTGAGATCGCTGAAACATTGAAGTAGCTCTATACTGGGACTCCAGCccttattttgtaaatatagttGCAATAGCATGTAAAGCTTTTCTGTGACATATCCCTCCGCGCCGTGCGGGGCTGTCGCGCTGGATCCGCTTGCCGTACTAGTGGCATTTCCACTACTCTTCGCTAACACATTCTTCATCGTCTCCGCCAGATCCATCTTGTAGATATCTAAGTATGTCCTCTTTTGGGAATCCTGTTTAATAACACCagaaaaagttacaaaagATCAATAGATTTCTCGAATATTATAGCAATCAGTAAATCATAACCCGACCAGAATGGAAATAATTTGCCAAGTACTGCAAAAGTATGACCTCTTGTAATCCCGATATATAAATTTccttattagtattttattggaaaaaattaatatttcttacaaGCTGGGTTTACTTTTTTGTCACATTTAAGATTTGATTTGACAATGGTTTATAAGTGATTGACAGTTGACATTCCCCCTATTTGACttgctatataaaaaaaatgtactgtGCTATTTGGCTGACTTCGTTCATATTTCATAGTTCAGGGTCAGACAATATTATAATggtacagccacagcacacacgaaTTACATGTTTGAGACGAACCGAATGGgagaaggaaaaaaaaatatatacctctcattatatcttttatttaatttcttctctttgattacagctattttgtatatttatgtgtatgtgttttgtttgtaataaataatatgccTATGTCTATTTAACTCTATTGATGTATATAGTACATCACATACACCTTTAATTACATTAGTGATTAATCaacaattttctttagattCTTGGAGGTTTACTACCCTTTTGAAAGCATGTTagggaaaaaaaaacaaatagagTTTTCAACTGCTGTATTTTTATACGACTTCTTGATGTGCCGTTCAAATGATCACAGATCTACGGATCGAATCATGCGTCTGAAAATAGACTCGATTTATAGACTGTCAAGTATAAGTTGGCGTTCCAGTGGCGGCGCCTCCTACAACCCTCtgtgttgccactttttttgtttagtttggattgatggatatttttagatattacattaaaggtaaataaaaaacttaataacaaaaaattattttttatggtaattatggtctgttagaggcattattcctt
Coding sequences:
- the LOC111003083 gene encoding uncharacterized protein LOC111003083 isoform X2 yields the protein MDLAETMKNVLAKSSGNATSTASGSSATAPHGAEGYVTEKLYMLLQLYLQNKGWSPSIELLQCFSDLKESSMLPSATYLQMMASRVGLDAQGRLIYRENGKIILPYEHFANAVMLKHMNGPHGLHLGLEATVRAVVESYTIGREQFGMEKEFIVEVVQNCPNPACRYYKNQLEMTQKSIQQHLSQQPTYIPDAGSSNLSDSQAVERLLRGAALPQDYQLPLAPHLAALTNLAGDKTDRRATDKLSQHQQMLLHQNRSMSHQSIDKYSQRSSSQTSLDTKSKHHYTDDHKLTDFLRANLESLESLSGGSSGSGGQERVVRAFAELARNLQRMRPCVRPAMCKPYGKQSEQLQKILLDTIQLVQSLRSYLPPPHIQVTSWKNDDKLRSNNMDDLESRKIVSGN
- the LOC111003083 gene encoding uncharacterized protein LOC111003083 isoform X1, which gives rise to MDLAETMKNVLAKSSGNATSTASGSSATAPHGAEGYVTEKLYMLLQLYLQNKGWSPSIELLQCFSDLKESSMLPSATYLQMMASRVGLDAQGRLIYRENGKIILPYEHFANAVMLKHMNGPHGLHLGLEATVRAVVESYTIGREQFGMEKEFIVEVVQNCPNPACRYYKNQLEMTQKSIQQHLSQQPTYIPDAGSSNLSDSQAVERLLRGAALPQDYQLPLAPHLAALSELLTNLAGDKTDRRATDKLSQHQQMLLHQNRSMSHQSIDKYSQRSSSQTSLDTKSKHHYTDDHKLTDFLRANLESLESLSGGSSGSGGQERVVRAFAELARNLQRMRPCVRPAMCKPYGKQSEQLQKILLDTIQLVQSLRSYLPPPHIQVTSWKNDDKLRSNNMDDLESRKIVSGN